One genomic region from Acidimicrobiales bacterium encodes:
- the mca gene encoding mycothiol conjugate amidase Mca: MDAPLCLLTVHAHPDDEASKGAGSVARYHQEGVRTVLVCCTGGESGDILNPAMDRPEVRDRLADIRMEELRRSTEIIGYDEVVLLGYRDSGMPGTPENEDPRSFVQAPLDEAVGRLVAVIRRVRPQVVVTYGDDQRGYPHPDHLRVHDISLAAFDAAADPDAYPGPDPPWQPLKLYYTVWSRARVLATHQKFLELGLESPFPKEWTDGERPEPHITTSIDVSEQADVRPEALLAHATQVDPTSPFWFGLPPEVARTIHPYDEYVLARTHVDGTGGDGASPEDDLFAGVRDRVSR, translated from the coding sequence ATGGATGCGCCGCTGTGCCTGCTGACCGTGCACGCCCATCCCGACGACGAAGCGTCGAAGGGCGCCGGGTCGGTAGCCCGGTACCACCAGGAGGGCGTCCGGACCGTGCTGGTGTGCTGCACCGGTGGCGAGTCGGGGGACATCCTCAATCCGGCCATGGATCGTCCCGAGGTGCGCGACCGCCTGGCGGATATCCGCATGGAGGAGCTGCGCAGGTCGACCGAGATCATCGGCTACGACGAGGTCGTCCTCCTCGGTTACCGGGACTCGGGCATGCCGGGCACCCCCGAGAACGAAGACCCGCGATCGTTCGTCCAGGCGCCCCTCGACGAGGCCGTCGGGCGCCTCGTGGCGGTGATCCGCCGGGTTCGTCCCCAGGTGGTCGTGACCTACGGTGACGACCAGCGGGGCTATCCCCACCCCGACCACCTCCGGGTCCACGACATCAGCCTGGCCGCCTTCGACGCCGCCGCCGACCCCGACGCCTACCCGGGGCCCGACCCCCCCTGGCAGCCGCTGAAGCTGTACTACACGGTCTGGTCCCGGGCCCGCGTCCTGGCCACCCATCAGAAGTTCCTGGAGCTGGGCCTCGAATCGCCGTTCCCGAAGGAATGGACCGACGGGGAGCGTCCCGAGCCGCACATCACCACCAGCATCGACGTATCCGAGCAGGCCGACGTGCGTCCGGAGGCGCTCCTGGCCCACGCCACCCAGGTCGATCCGACGTCCCCGTTCTGGTTCGGCCTCCCGCCCGAGGTGGCCCGGACCATTCATCCCTACGACGAGTACGTCCTGGCCCGCACCCACGTCGACGGGACGGGCGGGGACGGGGCGTCGCCCGAGGACGACCTGTTCGCCGGGGTCAGGGATCGCGTCAGCCGGTAG